From Penicillium psychrofluorescens genome assembly, chromosome: 1, one genomic window encodes:
- a CDS encoding uncharacterized protein (ID:PFLUO_001899-T1.cds;~source:funannotate), with amino-acid sequence MLKQLSHIDGDSSVPTVPRLPQSPLTIESSAPASPAISLFSASGHTRISSSVSSLVSGLGSSMESPSRTQLSGVKEEPWPRQSSELEDQYFEHFDFDMPTDEPCFSPIDTTDSYDLSDTGMDLSHSPPKRCSDSSMKGVSRISSHISTMSTRWKSKHASGGPEDGFLEDLHSRENSAASSAIASPVVSPISSGGRFDSQIPPSPARTIFEERMSDSAVRPIDITRANGLGEDDNDTLQASTPLLPPFMGDHPTGVTASRVQSPLQSPSVADVSQSIDYSLTHDPRITGIAGIPSPPLSSKPSVASFSRPRASTVRTISGEPAPFILSDPNDEWANKLGHANFTIHPEPYVPSICDIDTFQHLRADWDLARCNFAKHLVRTGEHYGTTSSIYKLTEEKWESISRQWRNQHEAMLNMLGSLDGVALTLTQSNMNPCEEVRVPRLHDNDKFPEMGDEDIVGPMTVASPNETGASLKKRTFFKFFQNLVSRP; translated from the exons ATGTTGAAACAACTGTCTCACATCGATGGGGATTCTTCGGTACCGACAGTACCCCGCCTACCGCAGTCGCCGCTGACCATCGAATCGTCTGCGCCTGCGTCGCCTGCTATCTCCCTGTTCTCTGCCAGCGGCCACACGCGCATCTCTAGTTCCGTCTCTTCCCTCGTCTCCGGCCTGGGCAGCTCCATGGAGAGCCCCAGTCGGACCCAGTTGTCCGGGGTCAAGGAAgagccttggcctcgtcAGTCGTCAGAGCTGGAAGACCAATATTTCG AACATTTCGATTTTGACATGCCTACGGACGAGCCATGTTTCTCTCCCATCGACACAACCGATAGCTACGATCTCAGTGACACGGGTATGGACCTGTCTCACTCGCCGCCAAAGCGCTGCTCCGACTCATCCATGAAGGGCGTGTCGCGCATCAGCTCGCACATCTCGACCATGTCCACACGCTGGAAGTCCAAACACGCCTCGGGTGGCCCCGAAGACGGCTTTCTCGAAGATCTGCATTCGCGCGAAAATTCCGCCGCTTcctccgccatcgccagcccGGTCGTGAGTCCCATTAGCTCCGGGGGCCGGTTCGATTCGCAGATCCCGCCGTCGCCCGCGCGGACGATCTTTGAGGAGCGCATGAGTGATTCTGCCGTGCGACCGATCGATATCACGCGCGCCAATGGTCTCGGTGAGGACGATAACGACACCCTCCAGGCATCGACGCCACTTCTCCCGCCTTTTATGGGCGACCATCCCACCGGCGTCACTGCTTCCCGGGTGCAGTCGCCGCTCCAGTCCCCCTCCGTCGCAGACGTCAGCCAGTCCATTGACTACAGTCTGACCCACGATCCGCGTATCACGGGCATCGCGGGCATCCCCTCACCACCACTGTCCTCCAAGCCATCCGTCGCATCATTCAGCCGACCCCGGGCCAGCACCGTCCGGACAATCTCGGGTGAGCCTGCGCCCTTCATCCTATCCGACCCGAATGACGAATGGGCCAACAAGCTGGGCCATGCCAATTTCACCATCCATCCGGAACCCTACGTGCCCTCCATCTGCGACATCGACACGTTCCAGCACCTGCGCGCAGACTGGGATCTTGCCCGGTGTAACTTCGCAAAACATCTCGTCCGCACAGGCGAGCACTACGGCACCACGTCGAGCATCTACAAGCTCACCGAGGAGAAATGGGAGTCCATCAGCCGGCAATGGAGAAATCAGCACGAAGCAATGCTGAACATGCTCGGTTCGCTGGACGGTGTCGCCTTGACTCTGACTCAGTCGAACATGAACCCGTGCGAGGAGGTCCGCGTCCCCCGTCTGCACGACAATGACAAATTCCCCGAAATGGGCGACGAAGATATCGTCGGTCCGATGACCGTCGCGTCGCCGAATGAGACGGGCGCATCCCTGAAGAAGCGGACTTTCTTCaagttcttccagaaccTGGTCTCCCGGCCATAA
- a CDS encoding uncharacterized protein (ID:PFLUO_001900-T1.cds;~source:funannotate), which yields MEQAGKRILAKIVDDAAATDPDKKFAVIPKGPELSDGLQTITMKQVSNATNFICNWIEKTIGLPAQSGETLAYMAANDVRYCFFLLACQKLGYQAFFPSMRNSDEAHTHLLNLIGVTKFFTSPERHGRVLEIQSFTPGIEVFELPSLKTMLAEGDFGSYPFPKTFAEAEDDVALIIHSSGTTGMPKPVPLTNGFFAVMDAVPRMEWPAGREPAIFWQEGQKDLILGVAPFFHLMGMISLVFTILHGTTALIGPEKPPSVAFLTELIKMGKPTAAVLPPSVLEDLVNDEDAVACLKGLRAIYFGGAPMSLETGMRLRQYTKLVTVLGSSEAGWVQALVPENPEDWLYFEWHPQAGVFMEQVGDGLYELVFKRQEDRNRDFNGVFHTFKNAETYRTKDLFTPHPTTPGLWKFHGRSDDVIVLSNGEKFNPVTMEIMIESHPLVSRALVVGQARFQAALLIEPTRLEMDVKVLIDEIWPTVQLANQTIAQHGRVMKNHIGVGSPDKPFKKTPKGSTQRRPTVREYEKEIDAIYIAGLEAELEGHLPETLNQATIRDYIRQTIARVLEQSDIPVNQNFYTALGLDSLMTIQISRMLQKGIQMRRPDVKAGLLSPQAIYGNPTVEQLSQVVCDILAGKAGQGQTSVNREEKIQGLVDKYTADLPIRNENLPQRTNAPTTVILTGSTGSLGTYLLNSLLATKSVMKIYCLNRSDAAQRQKNGLEEKGLHIGDDGWKKLEFLQASFGAPRFGLDEAKYQELLESVDTIIHNAWKVDFNHTVESFEETHIRGVRRFIDFSLQSNAHLHFVSSISTVGAWTPAMGPAVPEVPMEDCAVVLAQGYGESKHVAERICLEASRRSRVATTIYRVGQIAGPTSPSGQWNPHEWLPTIIATSKALGKVPNRLGAMAVDWIPVDTLASIMTELVNTRHANRSLDLCSAFHLTNPSTVPWSSLIPAIQERYSGVQAVDLAEWVGELEKIEKPTAADVAQKPGLKLLDFYKGLLSGNSLVTELEVKRTQEASATMRTLPPISVALMSNWLQQWRF from the exons ATGGAGCAAGCCGGGAAACGGATTTTGGCCAAAATCGTCGATGATGCGGCCGCAACAGACCCGGATAAAAAGTTTGCGGTCATCCCGAAAGGACCGGAGTTATCCGATGGATTGCAGACCATCACGATGAAGCAGGTGTCGAATGCCACGAATTTTATCTGCAATTGGATCGAGAAGACGATTGGATTGCCAGCGCAGAGCGGCGAGACGTTGGCTTACATGGCGGCCAATGACGTGCGCTAttgcttcttccttctcgcATGTCAGAAACTAGGCTATCAG GCTTTCTTCCCGTCTATGAGAAATTCGGACGAAGCCCACACCCACCTTTTGAACCTCATTGGAGTAACCAAGTTCTTCACTAGCCCAGAGCGTCATGGGCGTGTTCTCGAGATCCAAAGCTTTACCCCTGGCATCGAAGTCTTCGAGCTCCCCTCGTTGAAAACCATGCTCGCCGAGGGCGACTTTGGCTCTTATCCATTCCCCAAGACGttcgccgaggccgaagatgatgtaGCGTTGATCATCCATAGCTCTGGAACGACTG GAATGCCCAAACCGGTGCCTCTCACGAATGGCTTCTTCGCTGTGATGGATGCAGTCCCTCGGATGGAATGGCCTGCAGGCCGCGAGCCCGCTATTTTCTGGCAGGAAGGTCAGAAGGATCTCATCCTAGGCGTTGCACCGTTCTTCCATTTGATGGGGATGATCAGTCTGGTCTTCACTATCCTCCATGGGACAACGGCTTTGATTGGCCCCGAAAAACCACCGTCTGTGGCATTTTTGACCGAGCTCATCAAAATGGGTAAACCTACGGCTGCGGTTCTCCCTCCCTCGGTACTAGAAGATCTCGTCAACGACGAGGACGCCGTTGCTTGTCTCAAAGGGCTGCGTGCTATCTACTTTGGAGGTGCTCCGATGTCGTTGGAGACGGGAATGCGGCTGCGCCAGTACACTAAGCTAGTGACTGTCCTCGGATCTAGTGAAGCCGGCTGGGTTCAAGCACTGGTGCCTGAAAACCCAGAGGACTGGCTCTACTTCGAATGGCACCCGCAAGCCGGGGTTTTTATGGAACAAGTCGGCGACGGCCTGTACGAGTTGGTGTTCAAGCGACAGGAGGACCGTAACCGGGACTTCAACGGTGTCTTCCACACCTTCAAAAACGCAGAGACCTATCGAACGAAAGATCTCTTCACTCCACACCCGACGACCCCCGGTCTATGGAAATTCCACGGCCGGAGTGACGACGTGATTGTCCTCAGCAACGGCGAGAAGTTCAACCCGGTCACCATGGAGATAATGATTGAAAGTCACCCGCTCGTCTCGAGGGCTTTGGTCGTCGGCCAAGCTCGTTTCCAGGCCGCTTTGCTGATCGAACCAACCaggctggagatggatgtGAAGGTGCTCATTGACGAGATCTGGCCAACTGTGCAGTTGGCTAACCAGACAATCGCCCAACACGGCCgggtgatgaagaaccacATCGGGGTCGGTTCGCCGGATAAGCCGTTCAAGAAGACCCCGAAGGGTTCGACACAACGGCGACCTACCGTGCGAGAGtacgagaaggagattgatgCCATCTACATTGCTGGCCTAGAGGCGGAATTGGAAGGCCATCTCCCGGAGACCCTCAATCAGGCCACCATCAGAGACTACATCCGCCAAACGATTGCTCGCGTGCTAGAACAGTCTGATATCCCCGTCAATCAAAACTTCTACACTGCACTCGGGCTCGACTCCCTCATGACCATCCAGATATCTAGGATGCTGCAGAAGGGCATTCAAATGCGCCGACCCGACGTGAAAGCAGGGCTTCTGTCTCCTCAGGCGATCTATGGCAACCCAACGGTGGAGCAGTTGTCGCAGGTCGTTTGCGATATCCTCGCAGGCAAGGCAGGGCAAGGACAGACCAGTGTCAAccgagaggagaagatccaagGTCTCGTGGATAAGTACACGGCCGATCTCCCTATCCGCAACGAGAACCTCCCACAGAGGACAAATGCGCCCACCACCGTGATTCTCACCGGATCAACGGGCTCCCTGGGGACGTACCTGCTCAATAGCCTTCTGGCCACCAAATCCGTGATGAAGATCTACTGCTTGAATCGATCCGACGcggcccagcgccagaagaATGGTCTCGAAGAGAAAGGCCTGCACAtcggtgatgatggatggaagaagcTGGAATTCCTACAGGCATCATTTGGAGCGCCGCGTTTCGGTCTCGACGAAGCCAAATACCAAGAGCTCCTCGAGTCCGTCGACACGATCATTCACAACGCCTGGAAAGTCGACTTCAACCACACGGTCGAGTCCTTTGAAGAGACGCATATCCGCGGCGTTCGGCGCTTCATCGACTTCAGCCTCCAGAGCAACGCGCATCTTCATTTTGTGTCTTCCATCAGTACCGTCGGGGCATGGACCCCGGCCATGGGCCCGGCAGTACCAGAAGTGCCGATGGAGGACTGCGCGGTGGTTTTGGCACAGGGATATGGCGAATCCAAGCATGTAGCTGAGCGCATCTGTCTAGAAGCTTCCCGGCGAAGCCGCGTGGCGACGACGATCTATCGCGTGGGACAGATCGCAGGGCCGACATCCCCGAGCGGACAGTGGAATCCGCACGAATGGTTGCCCACGATCATCGCTACGTCGAAGGCGCTGGGGAAGGTCCCCAATCGGTTAGGAGCGATGGCCGTTGATTGGATCCCGGTG GATACCCTCGCCTCGATCATGACGGAGCTCGTCAACACACGGCATGCCAATCGGTCCCTCGACCTGTGCTCTGCGTTCCATCTGACGAACCCGTCCACGGTGCCGTGGTCCTCGCTGATCCCGGCCATCCAGGAGAGATACAGCGGTGTGCAAGCAGTCGACCTGGCGGAGTGGGTCggcgagctcgagaagatcgagaaacCGACCGCGGCGGATGTCGCGCAGAAGCCGGGACTCAAGCTGCTGGATTTTTACAAGGGCCTGCTGAGCGGGAACTCGCTGGTCACCGAGCTCGAGGTCAAGCGCACGCAAGAAGCCAGCGCCACTATGCGAACACTCCCCCCGATCTCCGTGGCGCTGATGTCGAATTGGTTGCAGCAGTGGCGGTTCTAA
- a CDS encoding uncharacterized protein (ID:PFLUO_001901-T1.cds;~source:funannotate) — translation MKYTRFLVAATTTIAVASASPHPAYQQQQHLGTTPSLSQPEIVVDHDPTSPEDIINASPLLSFHRDLVQIESISGNEHDVGIFVTQFLEAHNFTVIKQEVAPVEKNDDDDVAPKTRYNIYAYPSSQTSSPSILLTSHIDTVPPFIPYSVQRPESSSSSSAIDPEKLVVGGRGSVDAKASVAAQVFAALETLDQHPSAGLGLLFVVGEELGGGGMKTFSDSDLNNQSKDGFHTVIFGEPTNLALVSGHKGRMGFKVIVKGQAAHSGYPWLGHSAVSAILPALMKVDELGKIGVEHGGFPSSAKYGPTTLNIGVVRAGVATNVVPAHAMADVAVRLAAGTPGEARKIVANAVADATRHTGANVTVEFSAYGLYPPQNLDTDVEGFDVTTVNYGTDVPNLSVAKGTKRYLYGPGSIFVAHGDNEALSVHHINEAVVGYKKLIAAAIARSDTSE, via the coding sequence ATGAAGTACACCCGGTTTCTAGTGGCGGCTACCACCACCATTGCCGTGGCATCTGCTTCTCCGCACCCCGCATatcaacaacagcagcaccTCGGGACAACTCCCTCGCTGTCGCAGCCCGAGATCGTTGTCGACCATGATCCAACCAGTCCGGAGGATATTATCAATGCCTCGCCTCTTCTATCCTTCCATCGCGATCTCGTCCAGATCGAATCCATCTCCGGCAACGAGCACGACGTCGGCATCTTCGTGACTCAGTTCCTTGAGGCGCACAACTTCACCGTCATTAAACAAGAGGTCGCTCCTGTGGAAAAaaatgacgatgatgatgtagCCCCCAAAACTCGATACAACATCTACGCCTACCCTTCCTCCCAAACCTCgtccccctccatcctcctAACAAGCCATATCGACACCGTCCCACCATTCATCCCTTACTCAGTGCAACGACCCGAAAgctcctcatcatcctctgCCATTGACCCCGAGAAACTAGTCGTGGGAGGCCGCGGCTCTGTCGACGCAAAAGCCAGCGTCGCAGCCCAAGTCTTCGCCGCACTAGAAACGCTCGATCAACATCCCTCCGCGGGCCTCGGCCTGTTGTTTGTCGTGGGCGAAGAactcggcggcggcggcatgaAAACCTTCTCCGATTCTGATCTCAACAACCAATCCAAAGACGGCTTCCAcaccgtcatcttcggcgagCCTACCAATCTCGCCCTTGTCTCCGGACACAAGGGTAGGATGGGCTTCAAGGTCATTGTCAAGGGTCAGGCCGCCCACTCCGGGTACCCATGGCTCGGGCACAGTGCCGTCTCTGCTATCCTCCCCGCGCTGATGAAGGTCGACGAGCTGGGGAAGATCGGCGTGGAGCATGGCggttttccttcttctgccaAGTATGGTCCCACGACGCTGAACATCGGTGTCGTTCGCGCGGGCGTGGCTACGAACGTCGTCCCGGCTCATGCAATGGCAGATGTCGCGGTACGTCTTGCGGCGGGAACACCCGGCGAAGCGCGCAAGATCGTCGCCAATGCTGTCGCAGATGCTACGCGGCACACTGGAGCCAATGTCACTGTGGAGTTCTCCGCGTATGGATTGTATCCCCCGCAGAATCTGGATACGGATGTCGAGGGCTTCGATGTTACCACTGTGAATTATGGCACTGATGTGCCGAACCTGAGCGTGGCGAAGGGTACGAAGCGGTATCTGTATGGACCGGGGAGTATCTTTGTTGCCCATGGCGATAACGAGGCTCTCTCTGTGCATCATATCAACGAGGCTGTTGTGGGGTATAAGAAATTGATTGCGGCTGCGATAGCTAGATCGGATACTAGCGAGTAA
- a CDS encoding uncharacterized protein (ID:PFLUO_001902-T1.cds;~source:funannotate): MSFQARQTVRPLDPPPQYRTTTNTLGGYGLSAPRMPQTVTSYFGNDRALPMYKDKPYFAPRRTVPRRRWKLILNVLGVCTLIYLWYYKGSLLSWNTTAPYDAQDKGLELWKWVQSLDDTGASKGSVDWDERREKVRDAFVVSWEDYEKNGWGYDEYGPMTNKRRNMVEGGMGWIIVDALDTMILMNLTKPVQHAREWIHTSLQYNQDHDVNTFETTIRMLGGLLSAHYLSIKHPELAQITDDDVGAPGEDLYIEKATDLADRILGAFDTRSGIPLASVNLNKSEGIPAHNSGGASSTAEATTVQLEFKYMAKLTGESEYWTVVEKVMEVMDDLQPQDGLVPIFINPDSGKFKGNEIRLGSRGDSYYEYLIKQYLQTSEQEPVYKEMWDESLQGIRKHLLAFTQKARLMMVAELPSGIGGNLHPKMDHLVCFLPGTIALGATGGQPLSEARKSSSWTQQNEDEILISRELMKTCWATYLATETGLAGEITYFKLDKEPVMMADKYPLAPSNAGSTPKELQSISGPLTRSDSDPWRSDLSIHTADRHNLQRPETVESLFYMYRVTGDEIYREWGWEMFVAFVRHTAVLEEVYDEEGQAQKRIKGFTSLSNADTIPPVTRDNMESFWMAETLKYLYLLFSDRDFISLEEHVFNTEAHPFPRFKPAGDLKTGWTRKPRSAPDSGSGPESL, from the exons ATGTCGTTCCAGGCACGGCAAACCGTTCGACCTCTCGACCCCCCTCCTCAATACCGCACAACAACCAACACCCTCGGTGGTTACGGGCTATCCGCTCCCCGGATGCCCCAAACCGTGACCAGCTATTTCGGGAACGACCGCGCCCTACCCATGTATAAAGATAAGCCGTATTTTGCGCCGCGGCGCACGGTCccgaggcggcggtggaaacTCATACTCAACGTGCTGGGCGTGTGTACATTGATCTATCTGTGGTATTATAAGGGGTCTCTGCTGTCGTGGAATACGACGGCGCCTTATGACGCCCAGGACAAAGGGTTAGAGCTGTGGAAGTGGGTTCAGAGTTTGGACGACACCGGCGCATCCAAGGGGTCTGTGGATTGGGATGAAAGACGAGAGAAAGTACGGGATGCGTTCGTCGTCAGCTGGGAGGACTACGAGAAGAATGGCTGGG GCTACGACGAGTATGGGCCGATGACCAACAAGCGTCGAAATATGGTCGAAGGCGGGATGGGCTGGATCATTGTCGACGCGCTGGATACGATGATCCTCATGAACCTCACGAAGCCGGTTCAGCATGCGCGGGAATGGATCCACACCTCGCTGCAATACAACCAAGATCACGACGTCAACACGTTCGAGACCACCATCCGCATGCTGGGCGGACTGTTGTCCGCACACTACCTGTCAATCAAACACCCGGAACTGGCGCAAATCACCGATGACGACGTCGGCGCTCCGGGCGAAGACCTGTATATCGAGAAAGCCACCGACCTGGCTGATCGCATACTGGGCGCTTTTGATACCCGCTCTGGGATTCCGTTGGCGAGTGTGAATCTGAACAAATCAGAAGGGATTCCCGCGCACAACAGCGGTGGCGCCTCGTCGACTGCCGAGGCAACAACAGTACAGCTCGAGTTCAAATATATGGCCAAGTTGACCGGAGAGTCCGAATATTGGACCGTTGTGGagaaggtgatggaggtCATGGATGACCTGCAGCCGCAGGACGGTCTCGTTCCGATCTTCATCAATCCCGACTCCGGGAAATTCAAGGGAAATGAAATTCGCCTGGGCAGTCGAGGAGACTCCTACTACG AATATCTCATCAAGCAGTATTTACAAACCTCTGAGCAAGAACCAGTGTACAAGGAGATGTGGGATGAGTCCCTACAAGGTATCCGGAAACATCTGCTTGCATTTACCCAAAAAGCCCGGCTGATGATGGTCGCCGAGCTGCCCTCCGGTATTGGAGGCAATCTTCATCCCAAGATGGATCATTTGGTCTGCTTTTTACCGGGAACCATCGCGCTCGGTGCCACGGGTGGCCAACCACTATCAGAAGCAAGAAAGTCATCAAGCTGGACTCAGcagaacgaggacgagattCTCATCTCTCGAGAGCTAATGAAGACCTGCTGGGCGACATACCTAGCCACCGAAACAGGGCTGGCGGGAGAGATCACGTATTTCAAGCTGGACAAGGagccggtgatgatggcggaCAAATACCCTCTTGCGCCGAGCAATGCTGGATCCACGCCTAAGGAACTGCAAAGCATCTCCGGTCCATTAACGCGATCGGACAGTGATCCCTGGCGCAGCGACTTGAGCATCCACACCGCAGACCGCCACAACCTCCAGCGGCCTGAAACAGTCGAATCCCTCTTCTACATGTACCGTGTCACCGGCGACGAAATCTACCGCGAATGGGGATGGGAGATGTTTGTCGCGTTCGTGCGCCACAccgccgtgctggaggaggtgtATGACGAGGAGGGCCAGGCCCAGAAACGCATCAAGGGGTTCACATCTTTGTCCAACGCTGATACGATCCCTCCCGTCACGCGCGACAACATGGAGAGCTTCTGGATGGCTGAAACCCTCAAGTATCTCTACCTGTTGTTTTCTGACCGCGACTTTATTTCCCTTGAGGAACATGTCTTCAACACCGAGGCCCATCCGTTCCCGCGCTTCAAGCCTGCGGGTGATCTCAAGACGGGATGGACCCGCAAGCCTCGCTCCGCTCCTgattctgggtctgggccTGAGTCTCTGTAG
- a CDS encoding uncharacterized protein (ID:PFLUO_001903-T1.cds;~source:funannotate), which translates to MGVDYGAMSWGLSTTYRGRYCGKEPDHQLIPTSRLPPGQYRIATVAPTLVIETGVSQSLAKLRWDAGWWLTNTNGGVNVVLVVSINRGQRRMQLEKWEMVGQTTRTRQSMAPQAVQTIYVTQNIANGAPLVLEFADLMSRPPTAQERDVVIPAGDLIRCFDTVW; encoded by the coding sequence ATGGGCGTCGACTACGGTGCAATGTCATGGGGCCTTTCTACAACTTATCGAGGCCGATACTGCGGCAAAGAGCCAGACCACCAGCTCATTCCTACATCTCGGTTGCCTCCTGGCCAATACCGGATCGCAACAGTCGCGCCAACATTGGTCATCGAGACTGGTGTTTCTCAGTCCCTTGCAAAACTACGTTGGGACGCAGGCTGGTGGCTCACTAACACCAACGGTGGCGTCAACGTTGTCCTCGTGGTATCTATCAATCGCGGCCAGAGAAGAATGCAGCTAGAAAAATGGGAAATGGTAGGACAAACGACTAGGACACGCCAGTCTATGGCGCCTCAGGCAGTTCAAACGATCTATGTCACCCAGAACATCGCCAATGGAGCGCCTCTTGTGCTCGAATTTGCAGATTTGATGTCGAGGCCGCCTACTGCTCAGGAGCGTGACGTTGTCATCCCGGCGGGCGACCTAATTCGGTGCTTTGATACTGTATGGTGA
- a CDS encoding uncharacterized protein (ID:PFLUO_001904-T1.cds;~source:funannotate), with protein MSGASDPEREQALEDYKKNLLELREWEAKLRSLRLGIKDLQHEFDVSEENIKALQSVGQIIGEVLKQLDEERFIVKASSGPRYVVGCRSKVDKAKMKQGTRVALDMTTLTIMRMLPREVDPLVYNMSLEDPGQVNFGGIGGLNDQIRELREVIELPLKNPELFLRVGIKPPKGVLLYGPPGTGKTLLARAVASSLDTNFLKVVSSAIVDKYIGESARLIREMFGYAKEHEPCIIFMDEIDAIGGRRFSEGTSADREIQRTLMELLNQLDGFDYLGKTKIIMATNRPDTLDPALLRAGRLDRKIEIPLPNEVGRLEILKIHTSGVQMEGEIDFESVVKMTDGLNGADLRNVVTEAGLFAIKDYRDEITGDDLNKAARKVNEAKKLESRDYDASKL; from the exons ATGAGCGGCGCCAGCGATCCCGAGCGAGAGCAGGCGCTCGAGGACTACAAGAAGAACTTGCTGGAGCTACGAGAATGGGAAGCCAAGCTGAGGTCGCTGCGGCTGGGCATCAAGGATCTCCAGCACGAGTTTGACGTCTCCGAAGAGAACATCAAGGCCCTACAGAGTGTCGGTCAGATCATCGGCGAGGTGTTGAAACAGTTGGACGAAGAGCGAT TCATCGTCAAGGCATCCTCCGGACCGCGGTATGTCGTCGGGTGCCGCTCCAaggtcgacaaggccaagatgAAGCAGGGCACCCGGGTCGCCTTGGACATGACGACCCTCACCATCATGCGAATGCTGCCCCGCGAAGTCGACCCCTTGGTGTACAACATGTCGCTGGAGGACCCGGGCCAAGTGAACTTTGGTGGAATCGGTGGCCTGAACGACCAGATCAGAGAACTCCGGGAGGTGATTGAACTGCCGCTGAAGAACCCAGAGCTGTTCCTGCGGGTGGGAATCAAGCCTCCCAAGGGTGTTCTACTCTACGGACCGCCCGGAACAGGAAAGACGCTCCTGGCTCGAGCCGTGGCCAGCTCCCTGGACACCAACTTCCTGAAAGTGGTCTCCTCCGCGATCGTGGACAAATACATCGGTGAATCCGCTCGCCTGATTCGAGAAATGTTCGGCTATGCCAAGGAACACGAACCCtgcatcatcttcatggACGAGATTGACGCTATTGGTGGCCGACGATTTTCGGAGGGCACATCGGCCGATCGAGAAATCCAGCGGACAttgatggagctgctgaACCAACTGGACGGATTCGATTATTTGGGTAAGACCAAGATTATCATGGCAACCAACCGACCCGATACGCTTGACCCGGCCCTGCTGCGTGCTGGTCGTCTGGACCGGAAGATCGAGATTCCTCTTCCCAATGAGGTTGGTCGCCTGGAGATTCTGAAGATCCACACAAGCGGCGTGCAAATGGAAGGGGAGATCGACTTTGAGAGCGTGGTGAAGATGACCGATGGCCTGAACGGTGCTGATTTGCGCAATGTGGTCACCGAAGC AGGACTGTTCGCGATCAAGGACTATCGCGATGAGATAACCGGCGACGATTTGAATAAAGCGGCTCGCAAGGTAAATGAGGCAAAGAAATTAGAATCTCGCGATTATGACGCATCGAAACTGTGA